The proteins below are encoded in one region of Triticum aestivum cultivar Chinese Spring chromosome 1B, IWGSC CS RefSeq v2.1, whole genome shotgun sequence:
- the LOC123130452 gene encoding signal peptidase complex catalytic subunit SEC11A isoform X2 — translation MGFIGDQVESIRSMQVRQVVTQIISLGMIVTSALIIWKGLMVATGSESPVVVVLSGSMEPGFKRGDILFLHMSKEPIRTGEIVVFNIDGREIPIVHRVIKVHERQESGEVDILTKGDNNFGDDRLLYAQGQLWLQKHHIMGRAVGYLPYVGWVTIVMTEKPIIKYLLIGALGLLVITSKE, via the exons ATGGGGTTCATCGGCGACCAGGTGGAGTCGATCCGGTCGATGCAGGTCCGCCAGGTCGTCACGCAGATCATCAGCCTCG GTATGATTGTTACCTCAGCATTGATCATATGGAAGGGATTGATGGTCGCGACAGGGAGCGAATCACCAGTTGTGGTGGTTCTTTCTGGTAGCATGGAGCCTGGATTTAAAAGG GGTGATATTCTGTTTTTGCACATGAGCAAAGAACCTATCCGCACTGGAGAAATAGTTGTTTTTAATATTGAC GGCCGTGAAATTCCAATTGTTCACCGTGTGATCAAG GTTCATGAACGGCAAGAAAGTGGAGAAGTTGATATCCTCACAAAAG GCGATAATAATTTTGGGGATGACCGACTTCTGTATGCACAAGGGCAGCTTTGGCTTCAGAAGCATCACATTATGGGGCGGGCTGTAGG CTATCTACCATATGTTGGGTGGGTTACGATTGTGATGACCGAGAAGCCGATCATTAAG TACCTTCTGATTGGCGCGCTTGGCCTTCTTGTCATAACATCAAAAGAGTGA
- the LOC123130452 gene encoding signal peptidase complex catalytic subunit SEC11A isoform X3, which translates to MGFIGDQVESIRSMQVRQVVTQIISLGMIVTSALIIWKGLMVATGSESPVVVVLSGSMEPGFKRGREIPIVHRVIKVHERQESGEVDILTKGDNNFGDDRLLYAQGQLWLQKHHIMGRAVGYLPYVGWVTIVMTEKPIIKYLLIGALGLLVITSKE; encoded by the exons ATGGGGTTCATCGGCGACCAGGTGGAGTCGATCCGGTCGATGCAGGTCCGCCAGGTCGTCACGCAGATCATCAGCCTCG GTATGATTGTTACCTCAGCATTGATCATATGGAAGGGATTGATGGTCGCGACAGGGAGCGAATCACCAGTTGTGGTGGTTCTTTCTGGTAGCATGGAGCCTGGATTTAAAAGG GGCCGTGAAATTCCAATTGTTCACCGTGTGATCAAG GTTCATGAACGGCAAGAAAGTGGAGAAGTTGATATCCTCACAAAAG GCGATAATAATTTTGGGGATGACCGACTTCTGTATGCACAAGGGCAGCTTTGGCTTCAGAAGCATCACATTATGGGGCGGGCTGTAGG CTATCTACCATATGTTGGGTGGGTTACGATTGTGATGACCGAGAAGCCGATCATTAAG TACCTTCTGATTGGCGCGCTTGGCCTTCTTGTCATAACATCAAAAGAGTGA
- the LOC123130452 gene encoding signal peptidase complex catalytic subunit SEC11A isoform X1 encodes MGFIGDQVESIRSMQVRQVVTQIISLGMIVTSALIIWKGLMVATGSESPVVVVLSGSMEPGFKRGDILFLHMSKEPIRTGEIVVFNIDVSPTQVLYFGREIPIVHRVIKVHERQESGEVDILTKGDNNFGDDRLLYAQGQLWLQKHHIMGRAVGYLPYVGWVTIVMTEKPIIKYLLIGALGLLVITSKE; translated from the exons ATGGGGTTCATCGGCGACCAGGTGGAGTCGATCCGGTCGATGCAGGTCCGCCAGGTCGTCACGCAGATCATCAGCCTCG GTATGATTGTTACCTCAGCATTGATCATATGGAAGGGATTGATGGTCGCGACAGGGAGCGAATCACCAGTTGTGGTGGTTCTTTCTGGTAGCATGGAGCCTGGATTTAAAAGG GGTGATATTCTGTTTTTGCACATGAGCAAAGAACCTATCCGCACTGGAGAAATAGTTGTTTTTAATATTGACGTAAGTCCTACTCAAGTATTGTACTTT GGCCGTGAAATTCCAATTGTTCACCGTGTGATCAAG GTTCATGAACGGCAAGAAAGTGGAGAAGTTGATATCCTCACAAAAG GCGATAATAATTTTGGGGATGACCGACTTCTGTATGCACAAGGGCAGCTTTGGCTTCAGAAGCATCACATTATGGGGCGGGCTGTAGG CTATCTACCATATGTTGGGTGGGTTACGATTGTGATGACCGAGAAGCCGATCATTAAG TACCTTCTGATTGGCGCGCTTGGCCTTCTTGTCATAACATCAAAAGAGTGA